A genomic stretch from Mycobacterium cookii includes:
- the mshB gene encoding N-acetyl-1-D-myo-inositol-2-amino-2-deoxy-alpha-D-glucopyranoside deacetylase: protein MQETPRLLFVHAHPDDETITNGVTIAHYVARGAQVQVVTCTLGEEGEVIGDQWAQLAVDHADQLGGYRIGELTAALRALGVDGPTYLGGPGRWRDSGMVGSEPRTRQRFVDADTAEAVGALVDIIRTLRPHVVVTYDPNGGYGHPDHIQTHVVTTAAVAAAGSTDDYPGEPWQVPKFYWTVIARSAFEAGWEALDPGDLRPEWIVPPSDGDFGELGFPDDEIDAVIDDHRSLPAKVNALSAHATQLTLGPTGRALALSNNLALPVVAQEHYILTAGVAGDRDERGWETDLLAGLDLDGPTAR, encoded by the coding sequence ATGCAGGAGACACCGCGGCTGCTGTTCGTGCATGCCCACCCCGACGACGAGACCATCACGAACGGCGTCACCATCGCGCATTACGTCGCGCGCGGTGCGCAGGTGCAGGTTGTCACCTGCACGCTCGGCGAAGAGGGTGAGGTGATCGGCGACCAGTGGGCTCAGCTTGCTGTCGACCACGCCGACCAACTCGGCGGCTACCGCATCGGCGAACTCACCGCGGCGCTGCGCGCGCTGGGCGTCGACGGCCCGACTTACCTTGGCGGCCCGGGCCGTTGGCGCGACTCGGGCATGGTCGGCAGCGAGCCACGCACCAGGCAGCGGTTCGTCGACGCTGATACAGCAGAGGCCGTCGGCGCGCTCGTCGACATCATCCGCACGCTGCGCCCGCACGTCGTGGTGACCTACGACCCCAATGGCGGATACGGGCATCCCGACCACATCCAGACCCACGTCGTCACCACCGCCGCGGTAGCCGCGGCCGGCTCGACTGATGACTATCCGGGCGAGCCGTGGCAGGTGCCGAAGTTCTACTGGACGGTCATCGCGCGAAGCGCATTCGAAGCGGGCTGGGAGGCACTCGATCCCGGTGACCTGCGGCCGGAATGGATCGTCCCGCCATCCGACGGCGACTTCGGCGAGCTGGGCTTCCCGGACGACGAGATCGACGCCGTGATCGACGACCACCGGTCCCTACCGGCCAAGGTGAACGCCTTGTCCGCGCACGCCACCCAGTTGACCCTCGGCCCCACCGGGCGGGCGCTGGCGTTGTCGAACAATCTGGCCCTGCCCGTCGTGGCGCAGGAGCACTACATTCTGACCGCCGGCGTGGCGGGCGATCGCGACGAGCGTGGCTGGGAGACCGATCTGCTCGCCGGACTCGATCTAGACGGGCCGACCGCACGGTAG
- a CDS encoding ABC transporter family substrate-binding protein → MWGVPKPARRVCATAGLLVSLLAFGGCSVNPPPAPQSTETSRSTVPPPQRKTQIIMGIDSIGAGFNPHLLSDLSAVNAAISALVLPSAFRPVADAGTPTGSRWEMDPTLLTSAEVTNESPFTVTYKIRPEAQWTDNAPIAADDFWYLWRQMVGQPGVVDPAGYDRITGVQSIDGGKQAVVTFSQPYPAWRELFSNILPAHIVKDVPGGFPAGLARALPVTGGQFRVESIDPQRDEILLARNDRYWGPPAKPDLILFRRAGAPAALADSVRNGDTQVAQVHGGSAAFAQLSAIPDVRTARIMTPRVMQLTLRANEPKLADVQVRKALLGLLDVDLLAAVGAGSDNTVSLDQAQIRSPSDPGYVPTAPPALTRTAALGLLESAGYQIDTDTEGESTRGRVSKDGKQLSLSLGVAANDPTSLAVANTAADQLRNVGVAATVLALDPVALFRDALVNNRVDALVGWREAGGNLATLLASRYSCPALEATAVSTAAAPSASPDPALPAKPVPGTTSTTPTSAPARAQEPGALVQAPSNLTGICDHSVQADIDAALTGRRDINDVVNAVEPRLWDMSTVLPILQDTTIVGAGPSVRNVSLSGAVPIGIVGDAGQWVKTGQ, encoded by the coding sequence CTGTGGGGCGTGCCGAAACCAGCTCGCCGCGTCTGCGCGACCGCCGGCCTGCTGGTTTCGCTGCTCGCGTTCGGCGGCTGCAGCGTCAACCCGCCGCCCGCCCCGCAGAGCACCGAGACCTCGCGTAGCACCGTTCCGCCGCCGCAGCGCAAGACGCAGATCATCATGGGCATCGACTCGATCGGCGCCGGGTTCAACCCGCACCTGCTGTCCGACCTGTCCGCGGTCAACGCCGCGATCAGCGCGCTGGTGCTGCCCAGCGCATTTCGCCCGGTGGCCGATGCGGGCACACCGACCGGCTCGCGCTGGGAAATGGACCCCACGCTGCTGACGTCGGCCGAGGTGACCAACGAAAGCCCGTTCACGGTGACCTACAAGATCCGCCCGGAAGCGCAGTGGACTGACAACGCACCGATCGCCGCCGACGACTTCTGGTACCTGTGGCGGCAGATGGTCGGCCAGCCCGGCGTCGTCGACCCGGCCGGCTACGACCGGATCACCGGGGTGCAGTCGATTGACGGCGGCAAGCAGGCCGTTGTCACGTTCTCGCAGCCCTACCCGGCGTGGCGCGAGCTGTTCAGCAACATCCTTCCGGCGCACATCGTCAAGGATGTGCCGGGCGGCTTCCCGGCCGGGCTGGCGCGCGCGTTGCCTGTCACCGGCGGACAGTTCCGCGTGGAGTCCATCGACCCGCAGCGTGACGAGATCCTGTTGGCCCGCAACGACCGCTACTGGGGGCCGCCGGCCAAGCCGGATCTGATCCTGTTCCGCCGGGCCGGGGCGCCGGCGGCGCTGGCCGACTCGGTCCGCAACGGCGACACCCAGGTGGCCCAAGTGCATGGCGGCTCAGCGGCTTTCGCGCAGTTGTCGGCGATTCCCGACGTGCGTACCGCCCGCATCATGACGCCCCGGGTCATGCAGCTCACGCTGCGTGCCAACGAGCCCAAGCTGGCCGACGTGCAGGTGCGCAAGGCCCTTCTCGGACTGCTCGACGTGGACCTGCTTGCCGCCGTGGGCGCCGGCAGCGACAACACCGTCAGCTTGGATCAGGCGCAGATCCGCTCACCCAGCGATCCCGGCTACGTGCCGACCGCGCCGCCGGCGCTGACCCGTACGGCGGCGCTGGGCCTGCTGGAATCGGCGGGCTACCAGATCGACACCGACACCGAGGGCGAGAGCACCCGCGGCCGGGTCAGCAAGGACGGCAAGCAGCTGTCGCTGAGCCTTGGCGTCGCGGCCAACGACCCGACCTCCCTGGCGGTGGCCAACACCGCCGCCGACCAGTTGCGCAACGTCGGCGTCGCCGCGACGGTGCTGGCGCTGGATCCGGTGGCGTTATTCCGCGATGCGCTGGTGAACAACCGGGTCGACGCTCTGGTGGGTTGGCGCGAGGCGGGCGGGAATCTCGCGACGCTGCTGGCCTCTCGCTACAGCTGCCCGGCGCTCGAGGCGACCGCGGTGTCCACCGCCGCGGCCCCCTCTGCCTCACCCGATCCGGCGCTGCCGGCCAAGCCGGTCCCGGGCACCACGTCGACGACGCCCACCTCGGCGCCGGCCCGTGCGCAGGAGCCCGGCGCGTTGGTGCAGGCGCCGTCGAACCTGACCGGTATCTGCGACCACAGCGTCCAGGCCGACATCGACGCCGCCCTCACCGGCAGAAGAGACATCAACGACGTGGTCAATGCGGTGGAGCCACGGTTGTGGGACATGTCCACGGTGCTGCCGATCCTGCAGGACACCACGATCGTCGGCGCCGGCCCGAGTGTGCGGAACGTCAGTCTTTCCGGCGCGGTGCCGATCGGCATCGTCGGCGACGCCGGACAGTGGGTGAAGACCGGACAGTAG
- a CDS encoding TetR/AcrR family transcriptional regulator codes for MAQETVSVRTRRRGKELVDALYDATLAELAAVGYGALTMEGIAARARTGKAALYRRWSCKHDLVHATLQYALPPLPEPRADRTARENLLAILATHSDVVAGKTDFPGLGTINQLLHEPELRAIFADAVVGPRLRIVEALLQAAAASGEIDEATLTPYTARVGTALINQQVLLTGAPPTKRQLAQIVDTVLTKSRSDWA; via the coding sequence ATGGCACAGGAGACGGTCTCGGTTCGCACCCGTCGCCGGGGCAAAGAGCTCGTGGACGCACTTTACGACGCGACGTTGGCCGAGTTGGCCGCGGTCGGCTACGGCGCGCTGACCATGGAGGGCATCGCCGCCCGCGCCCGCACCGGCAAGGCCGCCCTGTATCGCCGGTGGTCCTGCAAGCACGATCTGGTGCACGCCACCCTGCAGTACGCGCTGCCGCCGCTGCCCGAACCGCGCGCGGACCGGACGGCACGGGAAAACCTGCTGGCCATCTTGGCCACCCACAGCGACGTCGTCGCCGGCAAGACCGATTTTCCCGGCCTGGGGACGATCAACCAGCTGCTGCACGAGCCGGAGTTGCGGGCGATCTTCGCCGACGCCGTCGTGGGGCCCCGACTGCGGATCGTCGAGGCGCTGTTGCAGGCCGCCGCGGCCAGTGGCGAGATCGACGAAGCCACCCTGACGCCGTACACCGCGCGGGTCGGCACGGCGCTGATCAACCAGCAGGTCCTGTTGACCGGCGCGCCGCCGACCAAACGACAGCTCGCCCAGATCGTCGACACCGTGCTGACCAAGTCCCGGTCTGACTGGGCTTGA